Proteins encoded in a region of the Benincasa hispida cultivar B227 chromosome 2, ASM972705v1, whole genome shotgun sequence genome:
- the LOC120071475 gene encoding cytochrome P450 CYP72A219-like, producing the protein MEYSVFYSLPLCLVVFGVAKAFHSIWWRPKLVERQLKRQGIRGSSYKPMVGDVKEFVRMITEAWSTPMSLDHQIVQRVDPFTAVNAKKYGKVSMCWFGTNPRLIVKDPEMMKEVLSNKAGSFEKPPLNPLILKLTRGLTTLKGKEWAKHRRIINPAFHHERLKGMMPAFSISCSNMIEEWKEKAANQDSVEVDVWPELQRLTADVISRAAFSSNFEEGKKIFELLKQLTHLTLDAMQTLYLPGFRFIPTAKNRRREKMNKEIKTMIGSLILRKENSMSNQEDNVDDLLSLLLQSKKKENQQEGDGLTVDEVMEECKQFYLAGQETTASLLTWTVIVLAMHSEWQEKARQEVLQICGKNEPSFESLNHLKIVTMILNEVLRLYPPVIGQYQHTYAETKIGEVLIPAGVDVTLPTLLIHHDPQYWGEDAEEFKPERFSAGVSKASKDQLAFFAFGWGPKTCIGQNFAMLEAKVALVMILQNFSFELSPSYAHAPHTVMTLQPQHGAQLKLHQL; encoded by the exons atggaaTACTCTGTGTTCTATTCATTGCCACTTTGTTTGGTTGTTTTTGGAGTAGCAAAAGCTTTTCACTCCATTTGGTGGAGACCCAAATTGGTGGAAAGACAGTTGAAAAGACAAGGAATTAGGGGCAGTTCCTACAAGCCTATGGTTGGTGATGTCAAAGAGTTTGTGAGGATGATCACTGAAGCATGGTCCACCCCTATGAGTCTAGATCATCAGATTGTTCAACGTGTCGATCCGTTCACAGCAGTAAACGCTAAAAAATATG GAAAGGTATCGATGTGTTGGTTTGGAACAAATCCGAGATTGATAGTGAAGGACCCCGAAATGATGAAAGAAGTACTATCGAACAAGGCGGGTAGCTTTGAGAAGCCACCATTGAACCCACTTATTCTGAAGCTAACAAGGGGATTAACTACTCTAAAAGGGAAGGAATGGGCTAAACATAGGAGGATTATCAATCCTGCTTTTCATCATGAAAGGCTCAAG GGAATGATGCCAGCCTTTAGTATAAGCTGTAGCAACATGATAGAGGAATGGAAGGAAAAGGCTGCAAATCAAGACAGTGTTGAAGTGGATGTATGGCCTGAACTTCAGAGACTAACTGCAGATGTTATATCCAGGGCTGCCTTTAGCTCCAACTTTGAAGAGGGGAAGAAGATTTTTGAACTTCTCAAACAACTCACTCATCTTACTCTTGATGCTATGCAGACCTTGTATCTTCCTGGTTTCAG ATTTATTCCAACAGCTAAGAACAGGAGGAGAGAGAAGATGAACAAGGAGATCAAAACCATGATAGGGAGTTTAattctaagaaaagaaaattccaTGAGCAACCAGGAAGACAATGTAGATGATTTGTTAAGCCTGCTCTTGCAgtcaaagaagaaagaaaatcaacaagaagGTGATGGACTGACAGTTGATGAAGTGATGGAAGAGTGCAAGCAGTTCTACCTTGCAGGGCAGGAAACAACAGCAAGCTTGCTAACATGGACAGTCATCGTTTTGGCCATGCACTCAGAATGGCAAGAAAAGGCTAGGCAGGAAGTCTTGCAAATTTGTGGGAAGAATGAACCAAGTTTTGAATCTTTAAACCACCTCAAGATT GTTACCATGATACTTAATGAAGTCCTGAGGTTGTACCCCCCAGTTATTGGTCAATATCAACATACTTATGCAGAAACAAAGATAGGCGAAGTTTTAATACCAGCTGGGGTTGATGTTACCTTACCTACGCTGCTTATTCACCACGATCCCCAGTACTGGGGAGAAGATGCAGAAGAGTTCAAACCAGAGAGATTCTCGGCAGGAGTTTCGAAGGCAAGCAAAGATCAGTTGGCTTTCTTCGCCTTTGGATGGGGGCCTAAGACCTGCATTGGACAAAACTTTGCTATGTTAGAAGCTAAGGTCGCATTGGTTATGATTCTACAGAATTTCTCTTTTGAGCTTTCTCCTTCTTATGCACATGCTCCTCATACTGTCATGACTCTTCAACCACAGCATGGAGCCCAGCTGAAACTTCACCAATTATAG
- the LOC120070724 gene encoding uncharacterized protein LOC120070724 encodes MEQDPPKNKTAAPRKLKFAPKAPIRRIPKPEVKAEIAEDADAAQARDLLKRFNESTLRTKQKIGRKAAPTQVAFGSGGTSSTLRSYGVSKAGNRPRNEDGTLPSSTSKEYVEPWDYYSYYPVTLPLRRPYSGNPDSLNEEEFGEASENFAYDENTTTPAMDLGLLEENPEMDVFFLQLPPMVPMVKQSSTVEGTGAANSLEQSKGSQPRQKACLMNELPSGSMGKLLVYRSGAVKLKLGDIIYDVSSGMDCGFAQDVAAVNVEGKCCCIVGELSKRAILTPDVDSVLKNIEDL; translated from the exons ATGGAACAAGATCCGCCGAAAAACAAGACAGCTGCTCCAAGGAAA TTGAAATTTGCTCCAAAAGCACCTATTCGTCGTATACCAAAACCTGAAGTCAAAGC AGAAATAGCAGAGGATGCTGATGCTGCTCAAGCCAGGGATTTACTAAAACGCTTCAAT GAAAGCACCCTTAGGACAAAGCAAAAAATTGGGAGAAAAG CGGCACCTACACAAGTTGCATTTGGTTCTGGAGGTACTTCGAGCACCTTAAGATCATATGGTGTTTCAAAAGCTGGAAATAGACCAAGAAATGAAG ATGGAACTCTTCCGTCTAGTACAAGCAAGGAGTATGTAGAACCATGG GATTATTACAGTTATTATCCTGTAACTCTTCCTTTGCGGAGACCATATTCAGGAAATCCAG ATTCTCTAAACGAAGAAGAATTTGGAGAAGCTTCAGAAAACTTCGCCTATGATGAAAATACAACTACTCCAGCAATGGATCTTGGTTTATTG GAGGAGAATCCAGAAATGGACGTCTTTTTTCTACAATTACCACCTATGGTGCCTATGGTAAAGCAATCTTCTACTGTAGAAGGGACGGGGGCAGCCAACAGCCTGGAACAAAGTAAAGGTTCACAACCTCGACAGAAAGCCTGCTTGATGAATGAGTTACCTTCGGGCTCCATGGGTAAATTGCTTGTGTATAGGAGTGGTGCTGTCAAGTTAAAGCTTGgtgatattatatatgat GTTTCTTCTGGAATGGATTGTGGCTTTGCACAAGATGTTGCAGCTGTCAATGTGGAAGGGAAGTGTTGTTGCATCGTTGGGGAGCTTAGCAAGCGTGCCATTTTAACACCAGATGTGGACTCAGTGTTAAAGAATATTGAggatttataa